The sequence below is a genomic window from Bacteroidota bacterium.
ATTTATCATCATTTTTAATCCTTTCTATTTGCTTTTCATTATCTCTTTATCCTGAAATACAAAAAACTATTTCTTTGGGCTAAAGCCCAAAATTCTGTTTGTCCCATCAATCCGTTGGCTGAAGCCAACGGCAATGAAATCTGATCTCATAGATTTTCTTGTATTTATTCAATGCTATGCGCTTTAGCAGGATTAATATGAAATCTCACATTAAATAATATGTATTAATCATTGCCGTCAGCTTCAGCTGAGGGATCCTGAAGGAAATGTTGTATTTCTTGGGCTTAAGCCCAACATTCTATTAAAATAATACCAGAACATTCGGCTAAAGCCGCAAAACTTAATGCTTCACACAACCCGTTGGCTAAAGCCAACGGCAATAAAAATCAGGATATTTCTTGGGCTTTAGCCCAAATTCAGCATCTTAAAATTATGCCCATATTTGGCTAAAGCCGGAAAACTTTTTGCTGCACCAAATCCGTTGGCTGAAGCCAACGGCAATGATGAAGATGATGCTCTAACTTTTTTAATTGCCAAACACAAGATTTTGCAGGGGAACCCTTTTTTATTTAATCTGTCATTAGGATACGTAATTGCCCTGTAATCAAAATCTTCTCCTTTACTTTAGATATTATTTTATCTGGGCATGAACCGCGAATAATCTACCTCCTCTTTTTTCTCCAAAACCGGAGATGACAATTCGATTTTGATCGCAAAATCCTTTTCAGTTACATGGCTGGCCAGTCTTTTGGTCAAGTTGGGATGGGAAGATACTTTCTCGGCAAACCAGGTCCAAAATCCGTCTTCATGATAATCCTGGGAAATGAATTCCTTGATGTTTACTTTCTTGTATAAATTTTTTCCAGAGGCCAGCAGCAAGATCCCGCTCTTTGCACCTTCGGGGCACAAGGCATAGCCGATATTGTCGCAGGTATACTCGCATGCCCGCGAATAAGCAGCAGCCAAAAACGGTATCAAAGAAGAGGGAAACAGCAGCAATTTTTTGAGCAAATGATTGCGTTTAATATGCCCCAACTCATGACCGATAATAAATTCAAGTATGTTTTTATCCTGACTGTCGGATATCTCCACAATTTCAGAATAGAGAACAATATAATTGCTGCCCAGAAATCTTGAGGCAAATGCATTCATCACTCCTCCGGATTGCAGGAGATAAACACTGGGAACATAGTCCAACCCCAATAATTCGGACTGCCTGTTTACGATCTGATAAATCTCGGGAAACTGATCTTTTGTCAATTTCACGGCATTACCTTTTAAATGCCCGATGATTACACCAAATCGCATAAAAAGATACACAATAATTAAGGCAAGGTAAAAATACAGGACAAATACTGTTCCTGCCGCCGGCTCTTCTAAGTCCAACGATTCAACGACCAACCAGATTATTAAAGCATATAATCCGATACTTGTAATTAACCGGATAGAAAAGTAGAGATTCTCCTTGGGGTTTACCTGATAATCAATTTTTGAATTCATAGTTTTAGTATTTATATACATTTATATTCATAGCCAATTTAAAAAATAGCAAATGGAGAACTGGCGCGTTAAAAACGGCACATGACTCACTATTGCCCAGGAAAATAGATAAAAAGCGCCATCAAAACTGTAAGTTTTAAAAATATATTAATTTATTCAAAATAGCTAACAGAACATTAAAAAATCAATAAAATTCTAAAGTATCATTCTTTAAATTGTTTCCATTTTCAAAATCTCCCTCTTCATTTTTGTCTTTCCGCAAAAAATATCTTAGGTTTGATATAAAATATTCAGCTGAAACAAGATGAGATACTTTCTGAAAATATTATCCCCCTTTTTTTGTTTGTTGGCTTTTATTTTAAAATCATGCAAAGGGGTATGTTTTAGTATCTGCCTCCTGCTTACGCTGCCTGCATGCCAAAAGGATGAAGCGCTAACGGACTTGTCTATTCAGGGCGAAATAAAAAACACAACTTCTTTCGGTGGCCATGACGGCTCCATCCACCTTCTTGTTTCAGGGGGCTGTGCCCCTTATCTGATTCTGTGGGACAACGGGGATACCTCTTCAACAATAAAAAACATAACAGCAGGGTTGTACAGTGTTACCGTCAACGATTCGAGAAACGGAGCAAAAGCCAAAGCCCGTCAGGAATTTACGGTTTTACAGCCTGATACCTTTACCATCGGACTGGTGCCGTCAAGCCCCTCCAAGCCCTCTGGCACGGACGGAAGGGTAAAGCTTGAGCTGCATAAGGGAAATGTAGAGAATTCATATAATCCACAACCCTACACTTATAAATGGTCGAACGGCGCTACCACACAGAACCTGGATAATGTCAAAGCAGGCACCTACTCCGTATCCGTTACGGATACCAACCAGCATACCCGTACAGCAGGCATTACCGTCTTTGATCCTGTAGCCGATATCGATGGCAATGTGTACACTGTTACTCAAATCGGCAATCAAACCTGGATGGCTGAAAACTTGAAGGTATCGCATACTCCTGACGGACAACCCCTCACCCGATACTTCTACGATAACAACGCCGCCAACGGCGACAGCTTGGGCGCTTTGTACACCTGGCAAACAGCCATGAACGGGAGTACTGTTGAAATGGCCCAGGGAATATGTCCTGCAGGCTGGCATATCCCTTCCGATGACGAATGGAAAACCCTGGAAATTTTCCTGGGTATGTCGCAGGAAGATGCAGACAAAGGAGATGATTATGAAACAGTTTGCCGTGGCCTTGATGTGGATACAAAATTATTGCCCGGCAGCCCTGCCGGATTTAATGCCAGGTATGCCGGATTTTTTGACGGCCAACATTACAACAGTCTGAATAAAAATGCGTACTTTTGGACTTCAACTTCAGCAAAAAATACTCAGGGAAATGCATACATCCGCATGTTGGGGTCAGGTTACCGGACTATTTGCCGTGGGGCAAAAGAACAGGGATTTGCCTTTTCCGTCAGATGCATAAAAAATTAATCCTTCATGAAACACCCATGATTCCGGAAACACAAAAAACTAATAAATTTAATAACATGGGTGTTCCATACGACATCTTAAAATCAATTATTTAGGTATGAAACGAACATGTTTGCGAATAAAATACAAAGTACGAATGAAAATAGCAAACATGAAGTTACATACGTCCTTTAAAAATCAATTATTTACGTATGAAACGAACATGTTTGCGAATAAAATACAAAGTACGAATGAAAATAGCAAACATGAAGTTACATACGTCCTTTAAAAATCAATTATTTACGTATGAAACATTCACAAACCCCATCGTCTGCCTTCAGGTATTGGGCAATGCCTGTTCTTTGTGGAATTTTGTTTAATTTCCAGGGCTTAGGGCAAAAGAAATCGAAAGACGTCAACGAGCTCACCCCTTCCAGATCTTTTTATTGTTCCTGGCTGAACAACACCTGGGAAGGCCCCAATGAGCAACAAACCAAGGCCAACCTGAATTTTTTCAAATGGTTGCATGCCGAATACGGGCTGCACCTGGATATTTATTCCTTTGGCCCTGGCACTATCGACTATTCATCAAGTTTCTGGAACAAAGGCCTGCCCAAGGACAAGACAGAATCTTCCTACGGATCGTTTGAGACCTTTCAGTTCAAAACCAAATTTTCCAAAGGCTTTGATCCTCTTTATGCACAGGCACAAGAACAAAATACACGTTTCGGAATATGGCTTGGCCCGGACGGTTTTGGCGAAAGTAAAGATGATGCCCAGGCAAGAGGCAGGATACTTCTGAAGTTGTGCAAGGATTACCAGTTTGAGCTATTTGATTTTGATGCACGCTGTTCGGACTTGAGGCCGGAAAAGACCGCAGAATTTACGGAATTGATTTCCCAGTGCCGCAAGGCTGTTCCCGGCCTGATCGTCTTAAACCACGGCGTCACCTTTGATGAAAGTGCCAAAGGGGTGGTAACTTCCAATATGCCCGGAAACAGCGGAAGATATGTTGACATAAATATATGGAACAATCAGACTTCTGTGCATCACAGGTTGGGGAACCTGTCTGATACGCTTTCGCTCATGCAGCGGCTTTCGCTTAACGACGGAGTCTGCCTGTCTTCCTGCCTTGATTATTGGGATGATGAACTGGTTCTCCAGGCTTTTGGCCGTTCTCCTGTCCTTGCTCCCGCAATTTACGGCAATCCCTGGCTTCTCCGGGATGATGAATACGCCAAACTGGCCAGGATCTTCAACCTTCACGAAAAATACAACAACATTCTTATCCAGGGCATTCAGCTTCCTGAAGACCAATACGGCCCTGGTGCAGTATCCCGTGGGGATAAACGAACACGTTTCATTACTTTGCGCAATACCGGCTGGCAAACGGTTACATATACCGTCAAACTTGACAAATCCATAGGGCTCAATACAAAAAGAAATGTAGAAGTACGCCTGCTCCACCCTGCCGAAAAAATCATCGGGAAGTTCGATATCAGTTCTACCGTTAATATTGAAGTTCAGCCTTTCCGCGCCTGTCTGGTAATGGTTACCGACCAGCCCGACAAAGAGCTGGGTATAATCGGATGCAATTATCAAATCGTAAAAGACCTACCCGATCAACCCCTTGAAATAAAACTGCTGGGCATGCCCGGTACAGGGTCAACCATACAGTTGGCAAAAGACAACAGGAGGTTTTCAAAGGTGATGTATGGGGAACAGGACGTTAGCGAACTATTAAAAGACGGCAGCCTCAGTGTTGATTTTTCAGGAAACATTCTTCAGCTTCCTCCCCACAGGAAACTTGGAGTGGCAGAACCTGTCAGTGTACCGCAGGATGCCGAAACCCTGTATGAAACAACCTGTTTTGCATCTGACAATAATGCATTGGAGGTAAGATCGCTCAAAAGATCAGGCGACTCTCATATCGCAGAGGTTGAGGATGCCAGAAATGCATTCTTTGGCCAGCCCGCCTTTATTGAAAAAGGCGCCTGGGACAAATATCTTTTTGACGCTGACACCAGTACTTATTTCAAGGTCAACAAAATTTCAGGAAATAATAAAGGTATTTTCAGGCTAGACCTTGGGAAAATAACCAAAATGGATAAACTGGTTTTTATTAATACAGGAAAAGCTTATACACCCAAGAG
It includes:
- a CDS encoding M48 family metallopeptidase, whose product is MNSKIDYQVNPKENLYFSIRLITSIGLYALIIWLVVESLDLEEPAAGTVFVLYFYLALIIVYLFMRFGVIIGHLKGNAVKLTKDQFPEIYQIVNRQSELLGLDYVPSVYLLQSGGVMNAFASRFLGSNYIVLYSEIVEISDSQDKNILEFIIGHELGHIKRNHLLKKLLLFPSSLIPFLAAAYSRACEYTCDNIGYALCPEGAKSGILLLASGKNLYKKVNIKEFISQDYHEDGFWTWFAEKVSSHPNLTKRLASHVTEKDFAIKIELSSPVLEKKEEVDYSRFMPR
- a CDS encoding FISUMP domain-containing protein — its product is MRYFLKILSPFFCLLAFILKSCKGVCFSICLLLTLPACQKDEALTDLSIQGEIKNTTSFGGHDGSIHLLVSGGCAPYLILWDNGDTSSTIKNITAGLYSVTVNDSRNGAKAKARQEFTVLQPDTFTIGLVPSSPSKPSGTDGRVKLELHKGNVENSYNPQPYTYKWSNGATTQNLDNVKAGTYSVSVTDTNQHTRTAGITVFDPVADIDGNVYTVTQIGNQTWMAENLKVSHTPDGQPLTRYFYDNNAANGDSLGALYTWQTAMNGSTVEMAQGICPAGWHIPSDDEWKTLEIFLGMSQEDADKGDDYETVCRGLDVDTKLLPGSPAGFNARYAGFFDGQHYNSLNKNAYFWTSTSAKNTQGNAYIRMLGSGYRTICRGAKEQGFAFSVRCIKN
- a CDS encoding discoidin domain-containing protein; protein product: MKHSQTPSSAFRYWAMPVLCGILFNFQGLGQKKSKDVNELTPSRSFYCSWLNNTWEGPNEQQTKANLNFFKWLHAEYGLHLDIYSFGPGTIDYSSSFWNKGLPKDKTESSYGSFETFQFKTKFSKGFDPLYAQAQEQNTRFGIWLGPDGFGESKDDAQARGRILLKLCKDYQFELFDFDARCSDLRPEKTAEFTELISQCRKAVPGLIVLNHGVTFDESAKGVVTSNMPGNSGRYVDINIWNNQTSVHHRLGNLSDTLSLMQRLSLNDGVCLSSCLDYWDDELVLQAFGRSPVLAPAIYGNPWLLRDDEYAKLARIFNLHEKYNNILIQGIQLPEDQYGPGAVSRGDKRTRFITLRNTGWQTVTYTVKLDKSIGLNTKRNVEVRLLHPAEKIIGKFDISSTVNIEVQPFRACLVMVTDQPDKELGIIGCNYQIVKDLPDQPLEIKLLGMPGTGSTIQLAKDNRRFSKVMYGEQDVSELLKDGSLSVDFSGNILQLPPHRKLGVAEPVSVPQDAETLYETTCFASDNNALEVRSLKRSGDSHIAEVEDARNAFFGQPAFIEKGAWDKYLFDADTSTYFKVNKISGNNKGIFRLDLGKITKMDKLVFINTGKAYTPKSIQISADLRKWITVKNLKKEGNNLVINIPVTSPFRYLRMTNSPLKVSEIEGLLKNKGIDCSNWKASNLFSSYSSHPAVKAWSYKFSLNEVAKNSYLAVAVKGLHGEDGVWAALRVGNTIKGCTDRSISFPTNCIELAVPSTDSSYTYYVPVNEDMINKKMEVVVLGLNKNNAHIQPEVWITTNNPFEEKKLVIFP